The following coding sequences are from one Paenibacillus tundrae window:
- a CDS encoding MMPL family transporter yields MRTILKARWWLMGLWIVIAAVLMLTAPNMGELIREKGQFSVPEGYSSTNAAAILNEAAAQKGEQQGSQIALVFYNPDGLGESGKQEAEKAIQQLKAKQEQLGILSILEPFSEPELAEQMISEDGKTILTSLSINQGERTTKEMRDDLNEALDSVNVEHYITGKGLIDEDTIESSQEGLKKSEYITVVFILLILFLVFRSFVAPFVPLLTVGVSYIVSQQIVAFLVDAVNFPISTFTQIFMVAVMFGIGTDYCILLISRFKEELAHHENTWDAIIATYRTAGKTVFFSALAVLVGFIAIGFAQFMLYRSAVAVAVGIAVMMLALVTIVPFFMAVLGKKLFWPSKGSLEHAESRIYGVAGRFSLKRPWAALLIVAAVCVPLLSTYDGKLSFNSLDEIGDKYDSVKAFNIISDSFGPGESLPGQVVIQNDETMDNAKYMAVAEKISREVEKVPGISGVRSMTRPTGEEIKDFEVTEQVGTLSDGLGEGKTGLDKIRDGLSEASSQLSQNEPQLKEAADGAGELTKGTTQLQSGITQLTEGLRQIEKGIRDGSAGAGDLKAGLQQAKSSADQLAQANSQLLQAYRQAGAGVSALGEGVGEIVQQLTGVSTALTQLNESFAALEERYPELQTDADYQRVKGTLGETGTGTAQLAQGLGQIQTNLGEAAAGINQANEGFAAAASGQKALADGLSQIVTGIGQLETGLTQAANGQGKVINEIPAIQNGLGQLQGGQEKIQQGFTDLSGQLTQLTDGLNQSVDGIKQVSGGLESAQDYLTQLQNSPDSDLAGWYVPDEALNSKEFKQVFDTYLSTDRKTMTIDVIFAENPYGTEAIDRVPDIEAAVHRAVQGSALEKADIAVGGVTSTFADLQEISNNDYKRTVTLMLVGTFIILVLLLRSVIMPLYLIVSLLLAYFTSMAITETVFVNMLGFSGISWVTPFFGFVMLIALGVDYSIFLMDRFNENKGMKVQDAMLYAMKNMGTVILSAAVILSGTFAAMYPSGVLSMMQIATVVLSGLVLYSLLFLPFFVPVMVKMFGRANWWPFPNKEQEESVDSDRTLGM; encoded by the coding sequence ATGAGAACGATTTTGAAAGCAAGATGGTGGTTGATGGGGCTGTGGATCGTCATTGCCGCAGTATTGATGCTTACTGCTCCCAATATGGGAGAGTTAATTCGAGAAAAGGGTCAATTTTCCGTTCCCGAAGGTTACTCTTCAACGAATGCAGCCGCCATTCTCAATGAAGCTGCCGCGCAAAAAGGCGAGCAGCAGGGTAGTCAGATCGCTCTTGTATTTTATAACCCAGACGGCCTAGGTGAGTCGGGAAAACAAGAAGCAGAGAAGGCTATTCAGCAATTGAAGGCTAAGCAGGAGCAGTTGGGCATTCTGTCTATTCTGGAACCTTTTTCAGAACCTGAATTAGCAGAACAGATGATCTCTGAAGATGGTAAGACAATCTTGACGTCTCTTTCCATCAATCAGGGTGAACGTACTACGAAAGAGATGCGTGATGACCTGAATGAAGCCTTAGATTCGGTCAACGTAGAGCATTACATAACCGGTAAGGGTCTAATTGATGAAGATACGATCGAAAGCTCTCAAGAGGGACTTAAGAAGTCGGAATACATTACGGTTGTATTTATATTGCTAATTTTGTTCCTTGTCTTCCGTTCATTTGTAGCGCCATTCGTTCCACTGCTTACCGTAGGTGTTAGTTACATTGTATCGCAGCAGATTGTGGCATTCCTCGTGGACGCAGTGAACTTCCCAATCTCTACGTTTACACAGATCTTTATGGTGGCAGTGATGTTTGGTATTGGTACAGATTATTGTATCCTGCTGATTAGCCGCTTCAAGGAAGAGCTAGCACATCATGAGAATACATGGGATGCAATCATTGCAACGTATCGCACAGCAGGCAAAACGGTGTTTTTCTCCGCCTTAGCCGTATTGGTTGGTTTTATTGCCATTGGTTTTGCGCAGTTTATGCTGTATCGCTCCGCTGTAGCAGTTGCTGTGGGTATAGCAGTGATGATGCTCGCCTTGGTAACGATTGTTCCATTTTTTATGGCTGTACTCGGCAAAAAGCTATTCTGGCCTTCTAAAGGTTCATTAGAGCATGCTGAGAGCCGGATCTATGGAGTGGCAGGTCGTTTCTCTCTGAAACGGCCGTGGGCAGCCTTGTTAATTGTAGCAGCTGTTTGTGTACCATTACTAAGCACATACGATGGTAAATTATCGTTTAATAGTTTGGATGAGATTGGCGACAAATACGATTCAGTCAAAGCGTTCAATATTATATCCGACAGCTTTGGTCCAGGAGAATCTCTACCAGGTCAGGTCGTTATTCAGAACGATGAGACTATGGACAATGCTAAATATATGGCTGTTGCCGAGAAGATTAGCCGTGAGGTAGAGAAGGTTCCGGGCATCTCTGGCGTCCGTAGTATGACACGACCAACAGGTGAAGAGATCAAAGATTTTGAAGTGACCGAGCAAGTGGGTACTCTCTCCGATGGATTGGGTGAGGGCAAGACAGGTTTGGACAAAATTCGGGATGGCTTGAGTGAAGCCAGCAGCCAGTTAAGCCAAAATGAACCACAGTTAAAAGAAGCAGCTGATGGTGCGGGAGAACTGACCAAAGGCACTACACAGCTGCAGTCGGGAATTACCCAATTAACCGAAGGGCTTCGTCAAATTGAAAAAGGAATTCGAGATGGCTCGGCAGGAGCAGGAGATCTGAAAGCAGGGCTTCAACAAGCGAAGTCAAGCGCTGATCAACTCGCACAGGCGAACAGCCAGTTATTACAGGCATACCGTCAAGCAGGAGCAGGGGTTTCGGCTCTTGGTGAAGGTGTTGGTGAAATTGTACAGCAACTCACCGGCGTTTCAACTGCGCTGACTCAACTAAATGAATCCTTCGCAGCATTGGAAGAGCGCTATCCTGAACTGCAGACCGATGCGGACTATCAGCGGGTGAAGGGAACCCTTGGGGAAACCGGAACAGGTACTGCACAATTAGCGCAAGGTCTGGGACAAATTCAGACGAACCTGGGTGAAGCAGCCGCAGGTATTAACCAGGCGAATGAAGGCTTTGCAGCGGCGGCATCTGGGCAAAAGGCGCTTGCAGACGGATTGAGCCAGATTGTAACAGGCATCGGTCAACTGGAGACAGGTTTGACGCAGGCGGCTAATGGGCAAGGCAAAGTCATTAATGAAATTCCTGCTATTCAAAACGGGCTAGGGCAGCTCCAGGGTGGACAGGAGAAAATCCAACAAGGATTTACCGATCTGAGCGGTCAATTGACGCAATTAACAGATGGTCTCAATCAGAGCGTAGATGGTATTAAACAGGTATCCGGTGGTCTGGAATCAGCACAAGACTATCTAACGCAGTTGCAAAACTCACCTGATTCGGATCTGGCCGGTTGGTATGTACCTGATGAAGCATTAAACAGTAAGGAATTCAAGCAGGTGTTTGATACGTATCTGTCCACAGATCGGAAAACGATGACGATCGATGTCATTTTCGCCGAAAATCCATACGGCACAGAAGCGATTGATCGTGTACCGGATATTGAAGCAGCGGTGCATCGTGCCGTGCAAGGAAGTGCGCTTGAAAAAGCAGATATTGCTGTAGGTGGGGTTACGAGTACTTTTGCCGACTTACAGGAAATATCCAATAACGATTATAAACGCACCGTTACGCTGATGCTTGTAGGTACATTTATTATTCTTGTGTTGTTATTACGTTCTGTCATTATGCCATTATATTTGATCGTATCATTGCTTCTGGCGTACTTCACATCGATGGCGATCACAGAAACCGTATTTGTTAACATGCTTGGATTCTCAGGCATTAGCTGGGTAACGCCGTTCTTTGGCTTTGTTATGCTCATAGCTCTCGGCGTGGATTACAGCATATTCTTGATGGATCGTTTCAACGAGAACAAGGGCATGAAGGTACAGGATGCAATGCTCTATGCTATGAAAAACATGGGGACTGTTATTCTGTCTGCCGCGGTCATTCTAAGCGGAACCTTTGCTGCAATGTATCCATCAGGAGTGCTATCCATGATGCAGATTGCTACGGTAGTTCTCAGTGGATTAGTGTTGTACTCCTTGTTATTCTTACCGTTCTTCGTACCAGTCATGGTGAAGATGTTTGGTCGTGCCAATTGGTGGCCATTCCCGAACAAAGAGCAGGAGGAATCTGTTGATTCTGATCGCACCCTAGGCATGTAA
- a CDS encoding GDSL-type esterase/lipase family protein, which produces MVYRYAAIGDSLTVGTGALLGTGFVPLYRRMAEINVRTFVSMDNMGVNGLTSGELLQMVSSHNRVRQSLREADIITISIGGNDLIRTFKGSNGVPGTSKMTQVLGDTRNHVSQIMKQIRQLKGNSVYMVRTIGLYNPFPQAAEAAYWVQQYNSFLNGAGSRYYACAQVYDRFLGHERELLFWDRVHPNARGYRVIADQLNRTGYIPFS; this is translated from the coding sequence ATGGTATATCGATATGCGGCGATCGGGGACTCGTTAACCGTAGGTACAGGAGCACTGTTAGGCACGGGATTTGTTCCTTTGTATCGCAGAATGGCAGAGATCAACGTTCGGACATTTGTATCGATGGATAACATGGGTGTGAACGGGCTAACCTCGGGAGAACTATTACAGATGGTGTCCTCGCATAATAGGGTGCGTCAATCGCTTCGAGAAGCAGATATTATCACGATATCCATTGGGGGCAATGATCTCATTCGAACATTCAAAGGAAGTAATGGCGTTCCGGGTACAAGCAAGATGACTCAGGTGCTGGGAGATACACGCAATCACGTTTCACAGATTATGAAGCAGATCCGCCAGTTGAAGGGCAATAGTGTCTACATGGTCCGAACGATTGGATTGTACAACCCGTTCCCCCAAGCGGCAGAGGCGGCATACTGGGTACAGCAATATAATTCCTTCTTGAATGGTGCGGGATCAAGGTATTATGCATGCGCGCAGGTGTATGACCGGTTTCTGGGACATGAACGTGAATTATTATTCTGGGATCGGGTACACCCCAATGCTAGAGGATATCGTGTCATTGCTGATCAGTTAAACCGAACAGGCTATATTCCTTTTTCCTAA
- a CDS encoding phosphotransferase: protein MHNIHLRPSDDPEQQLIQRVLSTYTMEPSWEAERGSGGMNNSTYIVKMNDERYVLRQYETHNDQAKIRFEHEVLLTLGRSNFAIKVPSPVEITIDEHTRTFLPIQDSTGKHKIVALFRYCAGSNPVWNTPEQLFELGCAAGALSSAMSKLDIILQPAYPPYYQIQDAYPLCTPHKLLHLCQTPPPELHACADDMRDLARVLPALFEALNGMEQLPHQLVHGDLNASNVLTNEQGQICAILDFEFATWDLRVMELAVPMSDLLTQDQNEEWMWLALEAMIQGFCENVTLQPTEREAIPQLILLRSLDVVMHFLSRMFEGTDEPVVAVQQIQKLKERADWMALHEGRLRELLVQAI from the coding sequence GTGCACAACATTCATTTACGTCCTTCAGATGATCCAGAACAACAGCTAATCCAGCGTGTGCTGTCCACATATACAATGGAACCAAGTTGGGAAGCAGAGCGTGGAAGTGGGGGAATGAACAATTCTACTTATATCGTAAAAATGAACGACGAGCGTTATGTGCTTCGGCAATATGAAACGCATAATGATCAAGCCAAGATTAGGTTTGAGCATGAGGTGCTGCTAACCTTGGGACGTTCCAATTTTGCGATCAAGGTGCCATCCCCTGTCGAAATAACGATTGATGAGCATACAAGAACCTTTTTGCCGATTCAGGACTCGACTGGCAAGCATAAGATCGTAGCTTTGTTTCGATATTGTGCCGGAAGTAACCCGGTGTGGAATACCCCAGAGCAACTATTCGAACTGGGCTGTGCTGCTGGAGCATTATCTTCGGCAATGTCGAAACTGGATATCATACTTCAGCCTGCTTATCCGCCATATTATCAGATTCAAGATGCCTACCCACTGTGCACTCCGCATAAATTATTGCATCTATGTCAGACACCACCTCCTGAACTTCATGCTTGTGCGGATGATATGCGAGATTTAGCTCGGGTATTACCGGCTCTATTTGAAGCGTTGAATGGAATGGAGCAATTGCCACACCAACTGGTTCATGGTGATCTGAATGCATCGAATGTACTTACCAATGAACAGGGACAGATCTGTGCCATACTTGATTTTGAATTTGCTACATGGGATTTGCGGGTGATGGAGCTGGCTGTTCCAATGTCAGACCTGTTGACACAAGATCAGAATGAAGAATGGATGTGGCTTGCACTGGAGGCGATGATTCAGGGATTCTGTGAGAATGTTACCTTGCAGCCTACTGAACGAGAAGCCATACCGCAGCTTATATTGCTACGAAGTCTAGATGTTGTGATGCATTTTCTAAGTCGCATGTTTGAAGGTACCGATGAACCTGTCGTAGCCGTGCAGCAGATCCAGAAGCTGAAGGAACGTGCAGATTGGATGGCTCTCCATGAGGGGCGTTTGCGTGAACTACTAGTACAGGCGATATAA
- a CDS encoding tetratricopeptide repeat protein, with the protein MLIKFLIFGLLWQIVGNPIVAILILLLILYFLDRRYVGVFPSFMKPLKRLRSISRLRQQIAMNPNEVSSKLDLARLLMGRKRYEEAHVILLEIERPYEHSAEYWEALGTTELHLGKIQEGEQHILQALDINPRVKYGRPYLTLANSFKDQDQTKSLHYVNQFQEIHSSSSEAYYLLGSVYRSLGRNADAKQAYEQSLHVYRSLPKYKKRQERRWAVRSWFRKRGL; encoded by the coding sequence GTGCTGATCAAATTTTTGATTTTTGGCTTACTCTGGCAGATTGTAGGTAATCCCATCGTAGCTATTCTCATCCTTCTTCTTATTTTGTATTTCTTGGATCGTCGTTACGTCGGAGTATTCCCTAGCTTCATGAAGCCACTCAAGCGGTTACGTAGTATTTCACGATTACGCCAGCAGATCGCCATGAATCCCAACGAGGTTTCCTCCAAGCTGGATCTGGCTCGCCTATTAATGGGACGCAAACGTTATGAGGAAGCACATGTCATACTACTGGAGATTGAGCGACCTTATGAACATTCGGCTGAATACTGGGAAGCACTAGGTACAACCGAGCTGCATCTTGGGAAAATCCAAGAAGGAGAACAACATATCTTGCAGGCATTGGATATTAACCCAAGGGTGAAGTATGGTCGTCCTTATCTTACGCTGGCTAACAGCTTCAAGGATCAAGATCAGACGAAATCTTTGCATTACGTGAACCAGTTCCAAGAGATCCATTCATCATCAAGCGAAGCTTATTACTTACTCGGCTCGGTATATCGCTCCCTTGGAAGAAACGCGGATGCAAAGCAAGCTTATGAACAATCCTTGCATGTGTACCGTTCGCTTCCTAAGTACAAGAAACGTCAGGAACGCCGCTGGGCTGTGCGAAGCTGGTTCCGCAAACGAGGACTGTAG